Proteins encoded within one genomic window of Candidatus Dadabacteria bacterium:
- the dcd gene encoding dCTP deaminase, with amino-acid sequence MGIKPDHWIRKMALEHKMIDPFVEGQVSKGVISYGLSSYGYDIRVSNEFKVFTNLHSAVVDPKNFDPNSFVEIENDYCIIPPNSFALAKTVEYFRIPRSTVTVCVGKSTYARCGIIVNVTPFEPEWEGYVTLEISNTTPIPAKIYSNEGIAQVLFFEGDEECQISYADKKGKYQKQTGITHPKISQG; translated from the coding sequence ATGGGAATCAAACCTGATCACTGGATAAGGAAAATGGCGCTTGAGCACAAGATGATAGACCCTTTTGTAGAGGGGCAGGTAAGCAAGGGCGTTATATCGTACGGCCTTTCCTCTTACGGCTACGATATCAGGGTGAGCAACGAGTTCAAGGTGTTTACCAACCTTCACAGCGCCGTCGTTGACCCTAAGAATTTCGATCCCAACTCCTTTGTGGAGATAGAGAACGATTACTGTATAATTCCGCCGAACTCCTTCGCGCTCGCAAAAACCGTTGAGTATTTCAGGATACCCAGAAGCACCGTTACCGTGTGCGTCGGTAAATCCACTTACGCAAGGTGCGGGATAATCGTTAACGTCACCCCGTTCGAACCCGAATGGGAGGGATACGTGACGCTTGAAATTTCGAATACGACCCCCATTCCCGCGAAGATATATTCAAACGAGGGAATAGCCCAGGTGCTCTTTTTTGAGGGTGATGAGGAATGCCAAATTTCGTACGCGGACAAGAAGGGAAAATACCAGAAACAGACCGGCATAACGCATCCGAAAATTTCCCAGGGGTAG
- a CDS encoding nucleotidyl transferase AbiEii/AbiGii toxin family protein, whose product MVKSAYSLISQAHKSTGIPWHVIERDYLLSWILAGISQVPALSDTLVFKGGTALRKCYFDDYRFSEDLDFTGLPTTPRGDNMENSIREACEIVQQRLLKEPVNIVCKRYKERRPHPGNQEAFKIRARLPWHNYPLTRIMVEITMDEKILRPQQRRKIIHHYDEPLEAEINTYSLEEVVAEKLRAVLQNVDRFKSSRWVRPRARDYYDLWHILSARRDDMDFTDFSSFLRNKCSAKNIMFTGAEDFFDDGLLALVGRDWERSLGDIVPDPPALKMVLSDLRVQIAGLFS is encoded by the coding sequence ATGGTAAAATCAGCTTACTCCCTTATTTCGCAGGCGCACAAGTCCACCGGCATTCCGTGGCATGTTATCGAACGTGATTATCTGCTTTCCTGGATTCTCGCCGGTATCAGCCAAGTACCGGCACTTTCCGATACCCTTGTCTTCAAAGGGGGTACGGCTCTCAGGAAATGTTATTTCGATGATTATCGCTTTTCCGAGGACCTGGATTTTACCGGACTCCCCACGACGCCCAGAGGCGATAACATGGAAAATTCCATTCGGGAAGCGTGCGAGATCGTTCAACAGAGACTCCTGAAAGAACCCGTGAATATTGTCTGTAAACGCTATAAGGAAAGGCGCCCTCACCCTGGAAATCAGGAAGCTTTCAAAATACGGGCCCGCCTCCCTTGGCATAATTATCCGCTTACCAGGATTATGGTGGAAATCACCATGGATGAAAAAATTCTCAGGCCCCAGCAAAGGCGAAAAATCATTCATCATTACGACGAACCGCTCGAAGCGGAAATCAATACATATTCCCTTGAAGAAGTTGTCGCGGAAAAACTACGGGCGGTATTGCAAAACGTTGACAGATTTAAAAGCAGCAGATGGGTCAGACCACGTGCTCGCGATTACTATGACCTCTGGCATATATTGAGCGCACGCAGGGATGACATGGACTTTACCGATTTCAGTTCTTTCCTGCGGAACAAGTGCTCGGCAAAGAACATCATGTTCACAGGCGCTGAGGATTTTTTTGACGACGGCTTGCTTGCCCTCGTCGGCAGGGACTGGGAACGCTCACTTGGAGACATCGTGCCGGATCCGCCCGCATTGAAGATGGTGCTCAGCGACCTGCGCGTGCAGATTGCCGGTCTTTTCTCTTAA